From the Winogradskyella forsetii genome, the window AGTTTCTAATTCTGTGATTTGTTTTTGAAGACCATCAATAACATTATCCTTTCGATCTAAATCTGCATAAGCTCTATCTAAAGACTCCGTTAAACGATCAGCACTTCTTGTTTTGTTGGCATTAATTACCAACTCAAAGTCCTGAAGGTTTTCATAGTTTTTTTTCTCATTCTGTAAATCGGAAATCATCTCATCACTGACATCTCCATTAAAGTAAAAACTGATTTTCTTTGTATCCTTATTAATGTCTTTTCGTTGCAACCACAAATTAGGATTGGTGTCAATTTCATTTTCAACATAATTCTTAAAATCCCTTTCGTATTTGCTTTCTTGTAATACGGTTAAAAATGTCCAAATTGCAGGAATCATTACTATAATGGCTACAATTGTTGCAATCCTGGAAATACGCTTACGTTTTGCCGAATTGGCATATTTAAGCATTGGAAAACGCAGGATTTTTAAGACCAAGAATGTTGCTAAGGCAATGAAAATCGTATTAATGGTAAACAAGTACATCGCACCACCAAAATAAGCCCAATTCCCTTCTGCCAAGCCATATCCTGCTGTACAAAGAGGTGGCATTAACGCCGTCGCAATGGCAACACCAAAAATAACCGAGGCTATTGTCCCTCTTTTTGTTCGTGCTATAATTAAAGCTAAACCACCAAAGAAGGCAATCAAAACATCTCTAATATCTGGTCTTGTTCTTCCTAAAAGTTCAGAGGTTTCTTCACTTAACGGAAATAACCAAAAGAATAAGAATGCGGTCAGCAAGCTTAACACAATCATGGTCATTAAGTTGATGAGCGACTTCCGTAACGTATCAATATCATTGATAGCTATTGACAAACCAACTCCTAAAATAGGGCCCATTAACGGAGAAATTAACATGGCACCGATCACTACTGCCGTAGAATTGGCATTAAGACCAATAGAAGCTACAAAAATAGAACAGACCAAAATCCATGCGGTTGCGCCCTTGAACGGAATATCAGCTTTTATAGCTGTTATGGTAGCGTCTCTATCTGTATCCTCCCTAAAATCGAGCAGCTCACTTAAAAACGTTTTTATGCTTACAAACAAGCCTTGAGCATCTTTCTTTACGGCTTCTTTCTTTTCTTCAACAGCCGCCTCCTTATTCATCTC encodes:
- a CDS encoding DUF389 domain-containing protein, producing MSDENKFNFSEEENSQITNEMNKEAAVEEKKEAVKKDAQGLFVSIKTFLSELLDFREDTDRDATITAIKADIPFKGATAWILVCSIFVASIGLNANSTAVVIGAMLISPLMGPILGVGLSIAINDIDTLRKSLINLMTMIVLSLLTAFLFFWLFPLSEETSELLGRTRPDIRDVLIAFFGGLALIIARTKRGTIASVIFGVAIATALMPPLCTAGYGLAEGNWAYFGGAMYLFTINTIFIALATFLVLKILRFPMLKYANSAKRKRISRIATIVAIIVMIPAIWTFLTVLQESKYERDFKNYVENEIDTNPNLWLQRKDINKDTKKISFYFNGDVSDEMISDLQNEKKNYENLQDFELVINANKTRSADRLTESLDRAYADLDRKDNVIDGLQKQITELETNISNLNKLIESKNTNQNAVSFSSLSRDAKVRFSDLEYFGYAKMLESKDFINIDTVTVANVRWKVKLSDSLILIKERDLQKWLKNELKVDTVFIKRN